A window of the Sporohalobacter salinus genome harbors these coding sequences:
- a CDS encoding DUF2935 domain-containing protein, giving the protein MSQSISKERLNLSFWMRIFKEHALFIKRGLTCDRTDLIEEAEFFYDTFDQLQARAESTGSLTDNDGLLQESITTTKELLDFKKEILRILIQCENIFNLYPLLINHTIREAEEFISLATIYCNNKLKFPQIILAEEIFWLRGMKDHTNFILHLLDPSELTFLAKTRKFKRKFTKLYCQALDLESMLQSNPDTFPKIPYFTNKIIAETEELYYFKEELRQLLNECKILSITVPLFADHTVRETDHFLVVIEQIKKHFQIK; this is encoded by the coding sequence TTGTCTCAAAGTATTTCAAAGGAAAGATTGAATTTGTCTTTTTGGATGAGAATTTTTAAGGAACATGCCTTATTTATTAAGCGGGGATTAACTTGTGATAGAACAGATTTAATTGAAGAGGCAGAGTTTTTTTATGACACTTTTGATCAACTTCAGGCTAGAGCAGAATCAACAGGTTCTTTAACTGATAATGATGGATTATTACAAGAATCTATTACAACTACAAAAGAATTATTAGATTTTAAAAAAGAAATACTAAGGATTTTAATTCAATGCGAAAATATTTTTAACCTTTATCCTCTTTTAATAAACCATACTATCAGAGAAGCTGAAGAATTTATTAGTTTAGCAACTATATATTGTAATAATAAACTTAAATTTCCTCAAATAATTCTAGCTGAAGAAATTTTTTGGTTGAGGGGCATGAAAGATCATACTAATTTTATCCTTCATTTGCTAGATCCTTCAGAGTTAACTTTCCTTGCAAAAACTCGTAAATTCAAACGTAAATTTACTAAACTTTATTGTCAAGCTTTAGATTTAGAATCTATGTTACAATCTAACCCAGATACTTTTCCTAAAATACCCTATTTTACTAATAAAATTATTGCTGAAACTGAAGAATTATATTACTTTAAAGAGGAATTAAGACAATTATTAAATGAGTGTAAAATATTATCGATTACTGTTCCACTCTTTGCTGATCATACTGTTCGAGAAACAGATCATTTTCTCGTAGTTATTGAGCAAATTAAAAAACATTTTCAAATTAAATAA
- a CDS encoding alkaline phosphatase — MIPKKLFKKVLLLTLVTVLLFTGVSVKLAQAAEVPKYVFFFIGDGMGASQRQAAEYYLKNITGDKTKKLTMNKLPVAGLNTTQAADSLVTDSAAAGTALATGHKTNSQVIAQSPDGTHLKTLVEAAEEQGMATGIITTSRLTHATPATFASHVKNRYLPNKIANQYLKSGVDFFAGGGYRHFIPSNGLEYKGQKLKSKRKDDRNLVKKFENKGYTTFLSKQDTESFFSFNPQGKEKVFASFTYSHTPYELDRKRTDATPSLAKMTEKGIDTLANYNNGFFMMVEGARIDHACHANDPAGAVHDTLAFDKAVNKAYDFYKQHPDETLIIVAADHETGGFGLGFAKQYFLKMDQLQKAKVTTASTLAGKYKEFNQDKAKYFNYIAEKLGLEDLNPEEKETIIKAMNIVEEDRKYDTSTYGPSYYDPVAIATTHVLSKRAGLEWTTYAHSATPVPLTAIGVEAEKLGGYKDNTEVGRTIAHIMNFQLTTTY, encoded by the coding sequence ATGATTCCTAAGAAGTTATTTAAGAAAGTTTTATTACTTACCTTAGTAACTGTTTTATTATTTACAGGAGTTAGTGTTAAATTAGCACAAGCAGCAGAAGTGCCTAAGTATGTATTCTTTTTTATTGGTGATGGAATGGGAGCTTCACAGAGACAGGCAGCAGAATATTATTTAAAGAATATTACTGGAGATAAGACTAAAAAATTAACCATGAATAAGCTTCCGGTAGCAGGATTGAATACTACTCAGGCGGCTGATTCATTAGTAACTGACTCAGCTGCTGCTGGTACAGCTTTGGCTACTGGTCATAAAACAAATAGTCAAGTTATTGCTCAATCACCAGATGGTACGCATTTAAAAACTTTAGTTGAAGCAGCAGAAGAACAGGGTATGGCCACTGGAATTATTACCACTTCTCGGTTAACTCATGCTACTCCAGCTACATTTGCTTCCCACGTTAAAAATAGATATTTACCGAATAAAATAGCTAATCAATACTTAAAAAGCGGTGTTGATTTTTTTGCCGGTGGCGGTTATAGACACTTTATTCCTAGTAATGGTTTAGAATATAAGGGACAAAAATTAAAATCTAAACGAAAAGATGATCGTAATTTGGTTAAAAAATTTGAAAATAAAGGATACACTACTTTCTTATCTAAGCAAGATACAGAATCTTTCTTTAGCTTTAATCCTCAGGGGAAAGAAAAAGTATTTGCTTCCTTTACTTACAGTCATACTCCATATGAATTAGATAGAAAGCGAACTGATGCTACTCCTAGTTTAGCTAAAATGACAGAAAAAGGTATTGACACTTTAGCTAATTATAATAACGGTTTCTTTATGATGGTGGAAGGAGCGCGAATTGATCATGCTTGTCATGCTAATGATCCAGCAGGAGCTGTTCATGATACTTTAGCATTTGATAAAGCTGTAAACAAAGCCTATGATTTTTATAAACAACATCCTGATGAAACATTAATTATAGTTGCTGCTGATCACGAGACTGGTGGTTTTGGATTAGGATTTGCTAAGCAATATTTCTTAAAAATGGATCAATTACAAAAAGCTAAAGTAACTACTGCTAGTACTTTAGCTGGCAAATATAAAGAATTTAATCAAGATAAAGCTAAGTACTTTAATTATATTGCTGAAAAGTTAGGACTAGAGGACTTAAATCCAGAAGAAAAAGAAACTATCATTAAAGCTATGAATATTGTTGAGGAAGATAGAAAATATGATACATCTACTTATGGTCCGAGCTACTACGATCCAGTAGCAATTGCTACTACTCATGTACTTTCTAAACGGGCTGGATTGGAATGGACTACATATGCTCACTCTGCTACTCCAGTGCCTTTAACTGCTATCGGAGTAGAAGCAGAGAAGTTAGGTGGCTATAAAGACAATACAGAAGTAGGGCGAACTATTGCTCACATCATGAATTTTCAGTTAACTACAACTTACTAA
- a CDS encoding YibE/F family protein produces MKKSRFIPFILIMTVMILAFSFQINGEVINLSNTSQGNPEIKAKVLKVDNSNVMQAGMTKVGNQYLKIKIKEGKYRGKTVRASNALKGKLQIDNQFKVGDTVIATVIESNNKITAAKVIDLWRLPWELCVFGIFIFLLILYAGYTGIKALFSFVTSLYVIWYILIPGLLEGQQPLILSAGVLILLSAIIIFSVAGLNKKGLAAFISTISGLFMTIGIPLFVGDKLALKGMTAPFAQTLVFSGHTNLNMKFILYAAIIIGASGAAMDIAMDVAASMAEVKHKKPEINRKELIQSGFNVGKAVIGTMTTTLLLAYSGGYLTMLMAFATKHSSFRRMINFKMVSAEILRTLTGSIGLVLVAPITAIVADWIYSLEKTELFEIELIQTFKNKMAKLLSLN; encoded by the coding sequence TTGAAAAAATCCAGATTTATACCTTTTATTTTGATTATGACAGTAATGATTTTAGCTTTTAGTTTTCAGATAAATGGTGAAGTTATTAATTTGTCTAATACTTCACAGGGTAATCCAGAAATTAAAGCTAAGGTATTAAAGGTGGATAATAGCAATGTAATGCAAGCTGGAATGACTAAAGTAGGAAATCAATATTTGAAAATAAAGATTAAAGAAGGAAAGTATAGGGGGAAAACTGTTAGAGCTTCTAATGCTTTAAAAGGTAAATTGCAGATTGATAATCAATTTAAGGTTGGGGATACAGTAATTGCTACAGTAATAGAAAGTAATAACAAAATCACTGCTGCTAAAGTAATAGATTTATGGCGATTACCCTGGGAATTGTGCGTTTTTGGTATTTTTATATTTTTATTAATTTTATATGCAGGTTATACAGGAATAAAAGCTTTATTTTCTTTTGTTACTAGTTTGTATGTGATTTGGTATATCTTAATTCCCGGTTTATTAGAAGGACAGCAACCGTTAATTTTATCAGCTGGAGTACTTATTTTATTATCAGCTATTATTATTTTTTCAGTAGCCGGACTTAATAAAAAAGGATTGGCGGCTTTTATCAGTACTATATCAGGATTATTTATGACTATTGGGATTCCTCTTTTTGTTGGTGATAAATTAGCTTTAAAAGGGATGACTGCACCATTTGCTCAGACTTTGGTTTTTAGCGGTCATACTAATCTTAATATGAAATTTATTTTATATGCTGCTATTATAATTGGAGCTTCCGGAGCTGCAATGGATATTGCTATGGATGTAGCTGCTTCTATGGCAGAAGTTAAGCATAAAAAACCAGAAATTAATAGAAAAGAATTAATTCAGTCCGGATTTAATGTTGGAAAAGCTGTAATTGGAACTATGACTACTACTTTATTATTGGCTTATTCAGGTGGCTACCTTACTATGTTAATGGCCTTTGCTACAAAACATTCCAGCTTTAGAAGAATGATAAATTTTAAAATGGTTTCAGCTGAGATATTAAGGACGTTGACTGGAAGCATTGGACTAGTATTGGTAGCTCCTATTACTGCTATTGTTGCTGATTGGATTTATTCTTTAGAAAAGACAGAATTATTTGAAATAGAACTTATTCAAACCTTTAAAAATAAAATGGCTAAATTATTATCATTGAATTAA
- the thiE gene encoding thiamine phosphate synthase — protein sequence MVQDVLDTDLYCLTAEEYSLGRSNIEVVDKMLRAEIEIIQYRDKKKKMLYKYKECLKLREMTKQAGVKFIINDDVDLALAVDADGIHIGQEDLPIEEVRNLVGQDKIIGLSTHSPQQAREAQNRGADYIGVGPIFKTNTKEDVCDPVGLEYLDYVVENIDLPFVAIGGIKEHNMDIVKSRGAKCISMVTEIVGAENIINKIKSIRKK from the coding sequence ATGGTACAGGATGTTTTAGATACAGATTTGTACTGCCTAACAGCCGAAGAATATTCATTAGGACGAAGTAATATTGAAGTAGTTGACAAAATGTTAAGGGCAGAAATTGAAATTATTCAGTATCGAGATAAAAAGAAAAAAATGCTTTACAAATATAAAGAATGTCTTAAACTTCGTGAAATGACTAAGCAAGCTGGAGTTAAATTCATTATTAATGATGATGTTGATCTGGCTTTAGCTGTAGATGCCGATGGAATTCATATTGGTCAAGAGGACCTCCCCATTGAAGAGGTGAGAAATCTTGTCGGCCAAGATAAGATTATTGGTTTATCTACTCATTCACCACAACAGGCTAGAGAAGCTCAAAATCGTGGAGCTGATTATATAGGAGTTGGTCCAATTTTTAAAACCAACACTAAAGAAGATGTCTGCGATCCCGTTGGATTAGAGTATTTAGATTATGTAGTAGAAAATATTGATCTTCCTTTTGTAGCAATTGGAGGTATCAAAGAGCACAATATGGATATAGTAAAATCTCGAGGAGCTAAATGTATTAGTATGGTAACTGAAATTGTAGGTGCAGAAAATATAATAAATAAAATTAAAAGCATTAGAAAGAAATAA
- the thiF gene encoding sulfur carrier protein ThiS adenylyltransferase ThiF, with the protein MNQFEESLHQILGQKKLAKIQNVTVGIGGAGGLGSNCAFNLVRSGFKSLVIVDFDSIESSNLNRQFYFTEQIGTKKVHALKNNLLHINPDLELEIKDTKVTPDNINKLFKDCDIIVEAFDEVTSKKLIVEEYMNSNKLLVAATGLAGWGNSDQIKIKKVKDKFYLVGDSISEANESNPPLSPKVNITAAKEADIILNYVLEEE; encoded by the coding sequence ATGAATCAATTTGAAGAATCTTTACATCAAATTTTAGGCCAAAAAAAATTAGCTAAGATTCAAAATGTAACTGTCGGTATTGGAGGAGCTGGAGGATTAGGGTCCAATTGTGCCTTTAATTTAGTCCGTTCTGGATTTAAATCCTTAGTAATTGTAGATTTTGATTCTATCGAAAGTTCTAATTTAAATCGTCAATTTTACTTTACAGAACAAATAGGAACTAAAAAAGTACATGCTCTAAAAAATAATCTACTTCACATTAATCCAGATCTAGAACTTGAAATCAAGGACACCAAAGTTACTCCAGATAATATAAATAAACTATTTAAAGACTGTGACATTATAGTCGAAGCCTTCGACGAAGTAACTAGTAAAAAATTAATTGTCGAAGAATATATGAACTCTAATAAACTATTAGTTGCAGCTACTGGATTAGCAGGCTGGGGAAACTCTGACCAAATAAAAATTAAAAAAGTTAAAGATAAATTTTATTTAGTAGGAGACTCAATAAGTGAAGCTAATGAGAGTAATCCTCCTTTATCCCCCAAAGTCAATATTACAGCTGCAAAAGAGGCTGATATTATCTTAAATTATGTATTGGAGGAAGAATAA
- the thiH gene encoding 2-iminoacetate synthase ThiH has protein sequence MSYYDTYSKFKNVNFSDYLKQITAQDVTKVLTKDNLDQQDFLTLLAPAASNFLEELAQKAHELTIQHFGRTISLYAPLYVSDYCVNQCSYCGFNVTNDFQRNKLNLSEVEKEAQAIAKKGFKNLLILTGESRTHAPISYLKEVIKVLKDYFPSLTIEIYPLETEEYKELIATGIDGLTIYQEVYDEEIYDQVHVKGPKKNYRFRLDAPERGCQAGMRKVNIGALLGLNNWQEETFWTGLHAQYLQNKYLETEINISVPRLRPHIGSYQPNSIVKNKDLVQIMLAYRLFLPRIGLNLSTRESAQLRDNLIPLGVTKLSAESSTAVGGYAHDKDEKQFDISDDRTVDEVKEMLIKKGYQPVFKCWHRI, from the coding sequence ATGAGCTATTATGATACCTATAGTAAATTTAAAAACGTTAACTTTTCTGATTATCTGAAGCAAATAACAGCTCAAGATGTAACCAAAGTACTAACTAAAGATAACCTAGATCAACAAGACTTTTTAACTTTATTAGCCCCTGCAGCTAGTAATTTTTTAGAGGAATTAGCTCAAAAAGCACACGAATTAACTATTCAACATTTTGGTAGAACTATATCCCTATATGCACCATTGTATGTATCAGATTACTGCGTTAATCAATGCAGTTATTGTGGCTTTAATGTAACTAATGATTTTCAAAGAAACAAACTTAATTTAAGTGAAGTTGAAAAAGAAGCTCAAGCAATAGCTAAAAAAGGGTTTAAAAATCTACTAATTTTAACAGGAGAATCTAGAACCCATGCTCCTATTTCTTATCTAAAAGAAGTCATTAAAGTACTTAAAGATTATTTTCCTTCTTTAACAATTGAAATTTATCCTCTAGAAACCGAAGAATATAAAGAATTAATTGCCACTGGAATTGACGGATTAACTATTTATCAAGAAGTTTATGATGAAGAAATTTATGATCAGGTACATGTTAAAGGACCTAAAAAAAATTATCGATTTCGTTTAGATGCTCCTGAAAGAGGATGTCAGGCCGGAATGAGGAAGGTAAATATTGGTGCTTTATTAGGTCTTAATAATTGGCAAGAAGAAACATTTTGGACTGGTTTGCATGCCCAATATCTTCAAAATAAATACTTAGAAACAGAAATTAATATCTCTGTACCTAGATTAAGACCACATATTGGTTCCTATCAACCTAATTCCATCGTGAAAAATAAAGACTTAGTCCAAATTATGTTAGCTTACCGATTATTTTTGCCTCGAATAGGGCTTAATTTATCAACTAGAGAAAGTGCTCAACTAAGAGATAATTTAATTCCCTTAGGAGTTACTAAATTATCTGCAGAATCATCTACAGCAGTAGGTGGATATGCTCATGATAAAGATGAAAAACAATTTGATATTTCTGATGATAGAACTGTTGATGAAGTTAAAGAAATGCTAATAAAAAAAGGCTACCAACCAGTTTTTAAATGCTGGCATAGAATATAA
- a CDS encoding thiazole synthase: MSDKLIIGEEKLENRLFTGTGKFPNQEIIPDTIKAANSEVVTMALRRVNFDTPEKNVINYIPDNCRLLPNTSGARTAEEAIRIAKIARAAGCGNWIKIEVISDNKYLLPDNQETIKATKILAKEGFVVLPYVSPDLMVAKKLEEAGAAAVMPLGAPIGSNRGLKTKELVRILIDEIELPIVVDAGIGKPSQAAEAMEMGADAVLVNTAIATAEDTIAMARAFDRAVKAGREAYLAGTGKVKNKASASSPLTGFLGE; the protein is encoded by the coding sequence ATGTCAGATAAATTAATTATTGGTGAAGAAAAATTGGAGAATAGATTATTTACTGGAACAGGAAAGTTTCCAAATCAAGAAATTATCCCTGATACAATTAAAGCTGCTAATTCCGAAGTAGTCACAATGGCTTTAAGAAGAGTAAACTTTGATACCCCAGAAAAGAATGTAATTAATTATATTCCTGATAACTGCAGATTACTACCTAATACTTCAGGGGCTAGAACTGCCGAAGAAGCAATCAGAATTGCTAAAATTGCCAGAGCTGCTGGCTGCGGTAATTGGATTAAGATAGAAGTTATCTCAGATAATAAGTACCTACTCCCAGACAATCAAGAAACAATTAAAGCTACAAAGATATTAGCTAAAGAAGGATTTGTAGTACTGCCTTATGTAAGTCCCGATTTAATGGTTGCTAAAAAATTAGAAGAAGCAGGAGCAGCCGCAGTAATGCCTTTAGGAGCTCCCATTGGTTCCAATCGTGGTTTAAAAACAAAAGAATTAGTTAGAATCTTAATTGATGAAATCGAATTACCAATAGTAGTAGATGCAGGAATTGGTAAACCTTCCCAAGCTGCCGAAGCTATGGAAATGGGGGCTGATGCTGTATTAGTTAATACTGCAATAGCTACTGCAGAAGATACTATTGCTATGGCTAGGGCCTTTGATCGAGCTGTTAAGGCTGGACGAGAAGCATATTTAGCTGGTACAGGGAAAGTTAAAAATAAAGCTTCAGCTTCATCACCACTAACAGGCTTTTTAGGTGAATAA
- the thiS gene encoding sulfur carrier protein ThiS, whose product MKIILNGEEKELTSEIPLINFLTDQNLDPDKLVIEYNQEIIQQKEWSSIILTAGDKLEVLKFVGGG is encoded by the coding sequence ATGAAAATAATCTTAAACGGAGAAGAAAAAGAATTAACATCAGAAATACCATTAATCAATTTTTTAACTGATCAAAACTTAGACCCCGATAAATTAGTAATAGAATATAATCAAGAAATTATTCAACAAAAAGAGTGGTCAAGTATCATCTTAACTGCTGGAGATAAATTAGAAGTACTCAAATTTGTAGGAGGAGGATAA
- a CDS encoding transporter substrate-binding domain-containing protein, with product MNFKKIILIVSLIIYFSICNYSYIYSANDQFNQNDVPNISNKFQSIQKKSKDKIDNKLRLTSEEKEWIKNNKEVTVAMMNQYPPFSFKTEGGMRGFSVDIFNLLTEKTGLKFKIINDSWSENLEKFKNREVDVIDGISYKQGRTPFTLYTSPYYVIPTVIYVRKKDNWYKSLKDLSGRKVGITKDLFCESKLRKIKNIKVIEKEKNEKLMKLLSFGKIDAVITNLAVGNFYIRKNMLNNLKVVDEYEGKRIKKEDLRIGIRKDKPILRNIIQKGLNALSKQKLMNLKNIWFGISRDSRPDSSKIKLTKREQEFIKNHPVIRVSNETDWPPFDFAVSGQPLGFSIDLMNLLANRLGIKFEYVNGYSWNQLMEMFKNREIDVMQSAYKNEARKKYGLFTEPYYKDKTAFIVRSDSREIFNIQQLYGKVVAVPKGWAYETYLKKHHSQVNLLTVSNQKEALKAVEKGRAKAAIEISAIAKYFMEKYFLDGLKISGWFKEYDKREQKSVHILVRKDWPVLHGMLEKALATVTPREIKKLEEKWLGRKNYKGLQHINLTSEEREFLNNHSVIRVANEKDWPPFDFMKNGQPKGFAIDYLKLLGDMIGIKFKFINGYSWSELLEKAKRKEVDLFPVLWKSEQREKYLEFTDSYAELIKVLVTRKQSKVRGLTDLKGKKIALSKGYALTNAVINEYPEYEYVLVENPKEGLKKLSFGEVDGFIGSSRVVNYITKQRFIDNLQIVEEIKLKNNLSLYMGVRKDWTILRDIINKAMDKVSSSHYNKLVEKWVKSSHLSEKNLNLMPKEKKYLRNKEEISICIKPNWMPFEGIDSKGNYQGILARFYDLISEKIGVPIKLVKTDSWKESLFRVRNDQCDIISTVVKTKEKADYLNFTAPYAKYPLVIVTGKEEIYINNLKSVKDKKIGIAKNSVFFDIIKEKYPEINLIKVKNTNDGLEKVQADELFGFIDTAPAVGYIIQQRKMFDLKISGELDSKLSLRIGVRDDDKMLLNILDKIVRSLKKEEKKKLFQNWMTIEYEKGFNYSLFKKIVLGIIIVVSFILYRNYQLSKFNRRLTDLNTELAEANKKLKDMSFVDGLTQIPNRRRFDEVLKKEWKRSLREKSSLSLIMVDLDCFKEFNDTYGHLAGDDCLKKVAKSLSEAVKRPTDFVARYGGEEFVVILPDTDKKGAKKVSEKLRKEIESLKILHANSQISDCVTVSLGTVTTVPTVELSREKFVDAADKALYQAKQEGRNQVKSIEI from the coding sequence ATGAATTTTAAAAAGATTATTTTAATTGTTAGCTTAATAATTTATTTTAGTATTTGTAATTATAGTTATATATATTCGGCTAATGATCAGTTTAATCAAAATGATGTACCTAATATTTCTAACAAGTTTCAGTCTATACAAAAGAAGAGTAAAGATAAGATTGATAATAAATTAAGATTGACATCAGAAGAGAAAGAATGGATTAAAAATAATAAAGAGGTAACTGTAGCAATGATGAATCAATATCCTCCTTTTTCCTTTAAGACTGAAGGAGGAATGAGAGGTTTTTCAGTTGATATATTTAATTTATTAACTGAAAAAACAGGCTTAAAATTTAAAATCATAAATGATTCTTGGTCAGAAAATCTAGAAAAGTTTAAAAATAGAGAAGTTGATGTAATAGATGGTATATCTTATAAGCAGGGAAGAACTCCATTTACTCTTTACACATCTCCATATTATGTAATTCCGACAGTAATATATGTAAGAAAAAAAGATAATTGGTATAAAAGTTTAAAGGATTTATCGGGTAGGAAAGTTGGTATTACCAAGGATTTGTTTTGTGAGAGTAAGTTAAGAAAAATTAAAAATATCAAAGTAATTGAGAAAGAAAAAAATGAAAAATTAATGAAGTTGCTTAGCTTTGGAAAAATTGATGCTGTAATTACTAATTTAGCTGTAGGTAATTTTTATATTAGGAAAAATATGTTGAATAATTTGAAAGTAGTCGATGAATATGAGGGAAAAAGGATAAAAAAAGAAGACTTGCGAATAGGTATTCGCAAAGATAAACCGATTTTGAGGAATATTATTCAAAAAGGACTGAATGCTTTATCAAAACAAAAATTAATGAATCTAAAAAATATTTGGTTTGGTATTTCTCGGGATAGTAGACCAGATAGTTCTAAAATCAAATTGACTAAAAGAGAGCAGGAGTTTATTAAAAATCATCCAGTAATTAGAGTTAGTAATGAAACTGATTGGCCGCCATTTGATTTTGCGGTTTCTGGACAGCCGCTTGGTTTTAGTATTGATTTAATGAATTTATTGGCAAATCGGTTGGGGATTAAATTTGAATATGTTAATGGTTATAGTTGGAATCAATTAATGGAAATGTTTAAGAACAGAGAGATTGATGTGATGCAGTCGGCTTATAAAAATGAAGCTAGAAAAAAGTATGGACTATTTACAGAACCTTATTATAAAGATAAAACAGCATTTATTGTTCGTAGTGATTCGAGGGAGATTTTTAACATTCAGCAATTATATGGTAAAGTAGTAGCAGTACCTAAAGGTTGGGCCTATGAAACTTACTTAAAAAAACATCATTCCCAGGTAAACTTGCTTACAGTCAGTAATCAAAAGGAAGCTTTAAAGGCAGTAGAAAAGGGAAGGGCTAAAGCGGCTATTGAAATATCAGCTATAGCAAAGTATTTTATGGAAAAATATTTTTTAGATGGACTTAAAATATCTGGTTGGTTTAAGGAATATGATAAAAGAGAACAGAAATCTGTTCATATTTTAGTTAGAAAGGATTGGCCGGTTCTTCATGGCATGCTAGAAAAGGCTTTGGCTACTGTTACTCCTAGGGAAATAAAAAAGTTAGAAGAAAAGTGGTTAGGAAGAAAAAATTATAAGGGATTACAGCATATAAATTTAACTTCAGAGGAAAGAGAATTTTTGAATAATCATTCTGTAATTAGAGTTGCTAATGAAAAAGATTGGCCGCCATTTGACTTTATGAAAAATGGTCAGCCTAAAGGATTTGCAATTGATTATTTAAAATTGTTAGGAGATATGATAGGAATTAAATTTAAATTTATTAATGGATATTCTTGGTCTGAATTGTTAGAAAAGGCCAAAAGAAAAGAAGTAGATTTATTTCCTGTCTTGTGGAAGAGTGAACAGAGAGAGAAATATCTTGAATTTACAGATTCTTATGCTGAATTGATAAAGGTGTTAGTTACTAGAAAGCAGAGTAAGGTCAGAGGTTTAACTGATTTAAAAGGAAAGAAAATTGCTTTATCTAAGGGATATGCATTAACCAATGCTGTAATAAATGAATATCCTGAGTATGAATATGTTTTAGTTGAAAATCCTAAAGAAGGATTAAAAAAGCTTTCGTTTGGAGAAGTAGATGGATTTATTGGTTCATCTAGAGTAGTTAATTATATTACTAAACAACGTTTTATCGATAATTTGCAGATTGTTGAAGAAATTAAGCTTAAAAATAATCTTTCTTTATATATGGGAGTAAGAAAAGATTGGACAATATTGAGAGATATTATTAATAAGGCAATGGATAAAGTGAGCTCCTCTCATTATAATAAGCTTGTAGAAAAGTGGGTTAAAAGTTCGCACTTATCAGAAAAGAATCTTAATCTAATGCCTAAAGAGAAAAAATATCTTAGGAATAAAGAGGAAATTTCAATCTGTATTAAACCTAATTGGATGCCATTTGAAGGGATAGATAGTAAAGGTAATTATCAGGGGATTTTAGCTCGATTTTATGATCTAATAAGTGAGAAAATTGGAGTTCCGATTAAATTAGTTAAGACAGATTCTTGGAAAGAATCCCTTTTTCGAGTTCGGAATGATCAGTGTGATATTATTTCTACAGTGGTAAAAACTAAAGAAAAAGCTGATTATTTAAATTTTACAGCCCCTTATGCAAAATATCCGCTTGTTATTGTTACTGGAAAGGAAGAAATTTATATTAATAATCTTAAATCAGTAAAAGACAAGAAAATAGGGATAGCAAAAAACTCTGTATTTTTTGATATTATTAAAGAAAAATATCCTGAGATTAACTTAATTAAGGTGAAAAATACAAATGATGGTTTAGAAAAAGTTCAAGCTGATGAATTATTTGGATTTATTGATACAGCACCTGCTGTAGGGTATATTATTCAACAAAGAAAGATGTTTGATTTGAAAATTTCTGGAGAACTGGATTCAAAGCTTTCACTTAGGATAGGCGTTAGAGATGATGATAAAATGTTATTAAATATTTTGGACAAAATAGTGAGATCATTAAAAAAAGAAGAGAAAAAGAAACTTTTTCAAAATTGGATGACTATAGAGTATGAAAAGGGATTTAATTATTCTTTATTTAAGAAGATAGTTTTGGGAATTATTATAGTAGTATCATTTATTTTATATCGGAATTATCAGTTATCAAAATTTAATAGAAGATTAACTGATTTGAATACTGAGTTAGCTGAAGCAAATAAAAAACTTAAAGATATGTCTTTTGTTGATGGGTTAACTCAAATTCCTAATCGAAGGCGATTTGATGAAGTTTTAAAAAAAGAATGGAAGCGTTCTTTAAGAGAAAAGAGTTCTTTATCATTAATTATGGTAGATTTAGACTGTTTTAAAGAATTTAATGATACATATGGTCATTTAGCTGGTGATGATTGTTTAAAGAAAGTAGCAAAGTCATTATCTGAAGCAGTAAAAAGACCAACAGATTTTGTAGCCAGATATGGAGGCGAAGAATTTGTAGTTATCTTACCTGATACAGATAAGAAGGGAGCTAAGAAAGTTAGTGAGAAATTAAGGAAAGAAATTGAATCACTGAAGATACTACATGCTAATTCTCAGATTTCAGATTGTGTAACAGTTAGTTTAGGAACTGTTACTACTGTTCCTACGGTTGAGCTTTCAAGAGAAAAATTTGTAGATGCCGCTGATAAAGCTTTATATCAAGCTAAACAAGAAGGTAGAAATCAAGTTAAGTCCATTGAAATATGA